The Rhopalosiphum maidis isolate BTI-1 chromosome 2, ASM367621v3, whole genome shotgun sequence genome segment ttaataaaaacgtagtctttttaacaacttgaaactatgtaaaaaaaattttttcaaaaacatgaaaaatttttgaaataatgagtgttttatgataaaagaatcaccctgtattaaaattgtaaatcaattttttttctcttatagTTATTAGCAATTTACTGGCACATCACTCGTGTTGTGATATTGCGTTCAGTTAATAGTCAatcataattagttttaaacttttaaagttatttgtattttcgaaaataaatagaaagatataaaattagtttgttGTGcgttttattggttttatgtaattgaaattaataattagggataaataataaatatataacaaaatgaaATGTGTCGTCTATTTCTGGAGAatcagtgaaaaaaaaaccagggcatgcaacaaaaaaatattttaagtatgggtttatttgattatttcgcTAGATAATAAGTCGCTATGTGTTTGCTTTTGAGTTTTATCTTAAGAAAGTATGAAATCTTCAAAGTTAATTTTACAACTGGAAACAAATCAGTcacttttaaagtaaaaagcTAACTGAATTTTTTGAGCGTAAATcgctgttttttaaaaaaattaacaaacttGTATTcttaaatcaaatcaaaataacCCCGTAACACTCGAAGTATCTTATTTAATACCactttaggtatatataaggAGTCAAAGTTCCATAGACTTTAGACATGATGTCAGCACATGGCCTAATAGCCAAGATAAACTGGACGGGTTATACAATTTGTTCGAGTATCGTTGCTACCGCCACAGTATTATCATCTGTTGAATTGGTTGTTGGTATCGTTATTAAATtctgatgaatgtattgattttaaaatgaagtgtggttttttttttgtgtctgtcatcacgttttggagtagaaataatgctttgattttttgaCTTCGGCcttctttgaaaaggaaattgaatctagttggtactttaggAAGAAGGGAGGGTGAAAAGTAGAAATTGtccagtatttttcaaaagctTTACGAAAACCCCTAAAAAAGTGacggaaaaacgggaatttttacgcatatcATCTAATCAGTTTTCGAcgaaatcaattttttgattttgctgttactcaaaaacgaatcattgtaaatacttgaaatttttacaaaatgtttatgttagcgttatatatttatgataaattttcaaaatatttagaatttttttaaactatttatagatcattgaaattttcgatttttctaaattttttttcttgatatacagataaaaaaatttggctttccaaaaaatctttaaaatttaatacaaagtttattataagcaGGTGCGGATCCAGTGGGTGGGCCAGGTGGGCTCGGCCCAcccagaatttttaaaaacaataattttaattttgaatattggcATTCAAGttgttattttagaattttgactataaattttaaaattgattttatcaaatatagtataaatgtattaatcatGCATAGGGAGTATAACAAAACAACATGTGCTTGGGAGCTGAAGCACCCTCCGTCCggcgtatttttattaaaaattactaataattcgccaattaaaaaaaaataaaatatgttaaattgtttataataaaatttttatattgtttaattatgtttaagtaccaaattattaatttttttcccccaaattgtacataataagtaggtacttaaggactattattattaacaaaatatagcaCCCACCATACAAAAATCCTAGATCCGCCACTGATaacaagttattattaataacaccacagatatgtataataaactagaTTGCTAACTGATGATAATATGCGAAGTTATTATCCGCCATTTTAATCGAGGCCGATGTAGATTTTGCCTTAtcaattgttgttgttgtctgTTGACTTGTGTACTGTACTACTGTGAAAACTCAAAACTGAGTAGTTGACACTGTTGACAGTATTGTTGTGTTCTGTTTTTtgcaataggtatattgttttgagacttaatatttttatgctatttttCCAATTATGCCATATAAGTGCTGTGCTGATGGATGCAGTAGCAAGGACGGGGTTGTTGGTTcaactacaaaattatttaggtaactaaatactttacaaaaaagttatcaaaaataattagctCTACTGAAATACActtttaataatgtgtttgatattttgtttttaattatagatttCCAATCGATGAGTTAAGGAGACAAAAATGGGTGCACTCTATCCAAAGAGATAACTTCATTCCAACAAAATTTTCACGCTTATGCAGTctccattttaataaaagtgaatttgTTGAAGCCCccgaaaaacttatattaaaaaatacagctATACCATCCAATTTCGATTGTTCCaaaaaagcaataaaatgtttaagcaGCAACAAATTTGATCACAATTATAGTTCTTcaggtaaaattaaattcttcttTACATTCAATGTTGTATTTGTACTACTTACCTATTACTactacttacctatattaagtaaattacatttttatctacaGTTTCTTcttcatcaaatataattaatataataactacttcTCCTAATTTACCTATTGATTCTGGTGTTGAAAATGCTGGGTGTAATTATGAAGTTGTCGATCTGACTTTTATTGGACCTAGTAagttaaatatgttaacaattttaatttatatacaataatgctttgtcatgtattaaatttgttgcAGATTCCAGCCAGTCACCTCATACCCCTACATATACACCAAcacttaaaagaaaatttaaaaaaaaattgtttgatacaCCAAAAAAAGCCAACCTCAAAAAGCGAATTAAACTTTTACAACAAACGGTTAGAAGGcagaacacaaaaataaattcacttgAGGTATTTACGTAAATGCTAACTGAGAAAGATTGGCTTAGTCTTAGTACAcacttaataagttattataatatgtgaaatgcCTCTAGTGATTAGTGATGACTGATTACCGGATGAGTGAAACttaactgtatatttatatattaataaactatattgtaatttttattaataaaaattattcttatcagCAATTGATGTCTACTATTGGATCCTGTACTGATAGAGaaactactaatataattgaaaaaaattttactgaggtttttttaaaagatattataaataatggtaaTGTGGCTCCTACTGCAAGGCGATACAGCGAAGAAGTAAAAAAGTTTGCAActacactttatttttattctccaAAAGCATATAACTatgttaggtaggtatatatcctCAATAActgaaacaattatatatttgagttacagaaattgtaattttgaaaaataaattgtaatttaaaggaCTTCAATTTCTTTGCCTAATCCAAGTGCTATACGAAATTgggtatcaaatataaatgctGAAACTGGTATTTTACAAGATGTCCTATTAGAAATAGGTAAATTTCCCAAAGAAGACAAATTTTGTTGTTTGATATTAGACTCCatgagtattaaaaaatcagttcAGTGGGATAAAGTTAgtcatatgtatgtattattagaaaatattattcatagttgaatatattataactagatataaatttataaattaaaattttttaaggttTGTTGGTTATTGTGACTATGGTAATAGTTTGACAGTTGAAGACTGTGAAAAAGAGTCAACGgaggttttagtttttatgttgtctagcttaaaacaaaaatggaaATGGCCAATTGGGTATTGGTttgtagataaaattaaatcaaatgtacAAGCTCAATTAATTAGGATTGCTATTACCCAATGTGATAAATTTGGGATTAATGTTGTGGCAGTCACCTGTGATGGAGCATATGCTAATTCTTCAACTTTTAAAACTCTAGGATGTGATCTAGACCAACCTTTTGATTTTATCAAGTCTGATTTTTCGATAACTTCAACTAAAGCTAATGTTTATTTCACACCTGATGCATgccataatgttaaattagctAGGAATGCTTTGGGAACACTAGGAGTATTTAAAGATTCAAACAACAGTCTTATTGAATGgagatatattcataaattatttgaactgcAAAACGACATGGGCTTTAAATTGGCAAACAAGATAAACTCTTCACATATAAATTGGAAAAGCAATAGTATGAAGGTAAAGTTAGCAGTTCAAACACTTAGCAGTTCCGTCGCAGACTCTCTACAATTTCTATCCAAGACCTCaaaagattttgaaaattgtgatGCAACAATAAGATTCATCAGGGTTGTAGATGAGATTTTTGATTTCTTGAATTCCAGAAACCCATATGCAAAAGGCTTTAAACAaccaattaataaacaaaatattcaatacttagaaacaaaaatgaaaaataatattgactatttgtatTCACTGAAGACAGCTACTGGGCAAGATCTGTGgaaaagtaaaagaaaaacattcaTATTAGGTTTTGCTGCATCCATAAAATCTACTATAGCTATAGCAAAggatttgttaataaatcaacattttaaatttattctgacATACAAATTAAGCCAAGATgcaatagaaattttttttggatttatgAGAGGTCGATtgggtcataataataatcctaCCTGTTTGCAATTCAAACATGCTCTAAAAAGTACTTTATTGCACACTTCAATAAGACTTAGCTCAGGAAACTGTACACTGATGTCACCTCATGAAGATTCTCTTTTTTCAATCAAATGGAAATATAAAGCACCAGaacaaaatttagaaaatgaattTGATATTTCATTGTTAGCAGAACagtacaataaattagattttaatagcatcactattgaaaatatattatattacataagtggatatattgttaaaaaactaATCCCAACTTTGAAATGTGATGGTTGTATTGAAGCTATTACAGATCCATACATTGAAAATGATCacgtttatcaaaataataccacaccaaaatattttacaattatgaaaAACAGAGGCGGTTTGAAGTATGCTTCTTATGGGGtatacaaaattgttaaattgacagaaacattatttaaaaccattatggtggataaaaaacaaatgtttattaaaaatatggatttaaaaattatgataaatgtcCAAAACTCACTGGCGACAGACACCACGCTATTTCCAAAATGTGATGCTTGCTGGAATTCAACAGATTTATTGGCAAGACCTCACAAAatcgatattataaacaaagtaaCCAGAACCTATCTTAACGTGAGATTATATtcttacagtaaaataataacatcctCGATTATGAAAACTGCTAGTAAACGACAGAAACTcagtaaaaccattttattttataacatgtaaaaattgttaaccTATCTGAATAaactatgttaaaaattgttattgatatttagatacaaaatttgtttaaataagaaaaataacgtgcaataaaaatttgttttataatttaattatttattttttttatcggcttCCTTATCAAACAAATCTAAGGCCGTGATAAAGCCCATAGGCCTCGAATTAAATGGCTGCTGTCTGCTTCAACTAAACACATTGATAGGATGCAGCAGTTAGCAAtctagtttattatacatatctgtGAATAACACATAATTGTCCGTGTGAATAACttgattttatctaaatatcgATCGTCGTCGTTCGAACGCCGATGGAAGTccaataagatataataagtgTACGTAAAACTGGGCACCACCCAATCACCAAATGTTAATTGACACATGTgtactcgtaatattattctgtCTGCTGTCAACTTCCAATATGCGATACCTGAAtccacattttaattaaataatttaaatattaaaatttctacagataatcaatttattgaaaagttGAGAGCACTGCAATGTgatttaggaaaaaaaatattttctactgATTCAAATTCTATTGAAGcctatttatcaattaaaaacacgGAAGCATCATTCTTACTGCTAGAAGAAGTGTACAGACGAATTTTAGTTATTCCAATTTCAAGTGCTACATCCTGAAAGGAGTTTTTCTACAATGAGGAGGATTAAAACGTACAATAGATCAATCATGACCGGAAAACGTTTACACAACCTAGCTCTGCTATCGATTGAAAGAGAAAAAGTGaagatttaatacaaaatccggacgaaattttaaatgcatttccTAGTGATAGGTTAAGGAGGTTAAATTTTTCCATGTAActgtatatttcaataattttttttttttgctattattAGTACtggactatttatttaaatatttattactaaatgagaattattctttattaaatcttaattttactgtattatctTTCGTGGTTAAATTTACGGGCcgcccaaaaaaatattcctgGATCCACGCCTGattataagttgttcttattgtagtaaaaaaatcaaaaatcgttagtcacaatttatgtttatgagcattaaaaattcaaatgtttacaaaatatatcagaaTTGCAAAAATTTGCaagaaattttgaattttgaaaattcgtaaaatttttgtgatttatacctaaggttaaaaaacccatcaatacaaggttatccataagttttccttcaagtaactgtaaaCCCCAGcgttaaaatagaaaaaaaattatgagcgtatgaaatttataaaaaaatataactatgaaaaaagaaaaaaaatgaatattaaaaataattgctatACGTTTACGTActcgtatttaaaaacaaactataaaaaatctatattttagataaaattaactaagaaTAAGGTTATTTTCACAAcggatatataataaaggctacaataaatataaattcaataacaataaaagtaaaaaaaataaaatgtgcaacatttagttatttttttcttagattatttttttcatggttTTTCTTGGTTCTTTTCTctgatacaatttaattagtaatttgaatatttttaatagttcttTAGTTCCATAATAAGTTTCGAGTCCAAGACTTGGAAGAACAGTGCCACAGTGATATAATTTCGtggtataaaaactaaaaattacttaacctTTATTAAAcaacgaatatttttataattttactttagtaatgagcaaaaaatataataatataaaatattatagataaatatttaacaattttaaatttacctattcaaTTTTAGCTCGATGCCCACCGCG includes the following:
- the LOC113552127 gene encoding THAP domain-containing protein 2-like codes for the protein MPYKCCADGCSSKDGVVGSTTKLFRFPIDELRRQKWVHSIQRDNFIPTKFSRLCSLHFNKSEFVEAPEKLILKNTAIPSNFDCSKKAIKCLSSNKFDHNYSSSVSSSSNIINIITTSPNLPIDSGVENAGCNYEVVDLTFIGPNSSQSPHTPTYTPTLKRKFKKKLFDTPKKANLKKRIKLLQQTVRRQNTKINSLEVFT